The genomic interval TCACCGGCACCGCCCAGCCATTGTTGGACTGGTAGAGGTTCACGACCCGCCGGGCTCCCCCCCGCAATTCCTGCCGCGAGGTCGGATCGAAGGTGACGACGAGGGCGAGCGGCGCCGCGCCAGCGGCGGCCACACGATTGGCGATGCGGATGGCGGCATCCGCCCCCAGCGAATGCCCGATGACAACGACGGTCTCCTCGGGCATGGCCTGCCGACGGCTGATGATCTCGGCGGTGAGGGCGTCGGCGCTGGCGACGCCGAGCACCGTTGCGCGGTGGCCCTCGCGGCGGAGGTGGCTGGCGAGCCGGTCCATGCCGAGGGAGAAGACATCGAAGAGCCCGCGCATGAGGTAGGTGCGGGCCGGTGCTGCCGCTGCGGCGGGGCCGTTGGCCGCAAGACCGGCAATGGCGGCAAGGAGGGCGCGGCGATGGATCGGCGTCATCGGGGGCTCCGGGGGCTCTGCCCCTCCGCCTTGCCGCGACGTGCCTGAACCGGCGCTGAATTCAGGCCCTGGGGCGGCCAAGCCCGGACGCAATGAGGATGCCCGACAGGGCGACAAGGCCGATGCCGGCAGCGGTGATGAGGTCCGGCCGCTCGCCGAAGAAGAGGATGCCGATGACCACGGCGAAGGCGGTCTTGGTGTAGTTGAACGGCCCGACCTGCGAGACCGGCGCCATGCGCAGCGCGGTGATGATCGCCGCCTGCCCCGCCGCCAGCAGCAGCCCTGCGAGCCCCAGCATGCCCGTCTGTTTCACGCCCATGGGGCCAAGCCCCTGGATCGTCGCCAGCGCCAGCGCGGCGGCCATGACGACACTGACGGTGGAGAAGGTGACGGTGGCCGAGGCGATGTGCGGCGGGATGAACTTCACGGTCACGTCGCGCAGCACGAAACAGATGGTCGTGCCTATGGCGAGGCCGATGGCCGGGTCGAAGCCGGCCGAGGCGGGCTTGGCGATCAGCACGATGCCGATGAAGCCGAGGATGACGAGCGCCCACTGCACCGGGCTCACCTTCTCGCCGAGGACCAGCACGGCGATGGGCAGCAGGAACAGCGGCATGGACTGCGAGACCGCCGTCACGTCGCCGATCGGCATCCGCCACAGCGCCTGGAAGAGAAAGAACACCGCCAGCCCCTCGGCCAGCGAGCGTCCGACGACCAGCGGGTGCCAGTAGCCGGCCAGCGTCAGGCGCGTGCCCGAGGCCATGAGGAAGGCCGCGACGCCGATGGTCGCGAAGATGCCGCGCACGCCCAGCGCCTGCGCCACCGAGAGGGCGCCCATATGCGCCTTCACCAGCGCGTCATTGGTGGCGAAGAGCAGCATGCCGAGCGTCATCAGCCCCATGCCGCGCCTGATGTCGCGCGGTTCGGCTGACGCGCTCACGCCACGCCCGCCCGCAGGAGGTCGTGCAGGTGCAGGATGCCGACGGGGCGGCCGCCCTCCACCGCAAAGAGCGCGGTGATCTTGGAGCGGTTCATGACATCGAGGATCTCGCTGGCGAGCTGGTCCGGGCGGGCCGTCTTGGGCCCGCGCGTCATCACCGTCTCGACGGGCAGCGCCAGAAGGTCGCCCTTCATGTGGCGCCGGAGGTCGCCGTCCGTGACGATGCCGGCGAGGAGCCCCGCCTGATCGACGATGCCGCAGCAGCCGAAGCCCTTGGCCGTCATCTCGATGAGCACCTCGCTCATGGCGGTGCCGATGGGCTTCAGCGGCAGGGCGGCGCCGCCATGCATGATGTCGCGCACCTGTGCCAGGACCGCGCCGAGCTTGCCGCCGGGATGGAAGGTCCGGAAATCGGCTGCGGTGAAGCCACGCTCCTCCAAGAGGGCGATGGCGAGCGCGTCGCCGATGGCGAGCTGCATCAGGGTCGAGGTCGTGGGCGCGAGGCCATTGGGGCAGGCCTCCTCCGCCCGCGGCAGGGCGAGGACCACATCCGCCGCCTTGCCGAGCGCCGATTCGGCATCCGAGGTGATGGCGACGAGGCCGACGGCGAAACGCCGCGAGAAGGCGACGAGGTCGCGCAGCTCCACCGTCTCGCCCGACCAGGACAGCGCCAGGATGGCATCATCGGCAGTCACCATGCCGAGATCGCCATGGCTTGCCTCGCCGGGATGGACGAAGAAGGCGGGCGTGCCGGTGGAGGCGAGGGTCGCGGCGATCTTGCGGCCGACATGGCCCGACTTGCCCATGCCGGTGACGATGACGCGGCCCTGAACCCGCTTCAGCAACGCCACAGCGGCGTCAAAGGGCTCGCCGAGCCCGTTCGACAGGGCGGCGTTGAGCGCGGCAAGGCCGGCGGCCTCGACGGTCAGCGTGCGAAGCGCCGAGGCAATGGCGGGAGAGGATGCGGAACGGTCTGCCATGGTCACGTCGGATGGACCGGCGCCGGCCGGCCTTGGGTCGCGCGAGGCGCGGATGAGCCGGTGCTTAGCATGGTGAGGCCGGGGAGGCGACCTCCGCCGGCGCAGGGGTCCGTCAACGCCCCGTTAACCACGGTTGTTTACCTCTGGTTGACGATCTTGCGGGGGATACGCGCGTCTTGGGTCGAACCGCCCGTCTCATCTGGGGTGCCAGCCTGATGGCGCTCGTCCTTGCCGGGGCGGGCGTGAGCGCGCATGCCCAGCGCCTGCGGACGGCCCCGCCCCCCGGCGGCAGCGACACGGCCGGAGAGACGGGCTGGCAGGGCCTTGCCCCGGTCGAGCCCCCGGATGCCGATTCGGGCCTGGCCCCGCGCACCGATGCAGAGGCCGCCGGCCTCAGGACCGATGCGCCGCCCCCCGCCCCCGGCGAATCCCGCACGGTGTCCGCGCAGCGCGAACGCGCCCGCGGCGATGCCCGTCGCGCCCCGTGGACATTGCGGCCGGCGCGCCCTTCTCCCCTTGCCGCCGAAGCGGGCGTTTCAGGTCCTGCGCCCGTGACGCGACCAGCGCCCCGTCCAACCTCGCGCCCCGCCCCCGTCGCCAATCCCCGCACCGGGCGGCTGCCACGCCGGCCGCCGGAGCCCCCCGCCAATGCGCGCAACCTCGGCCTGCGGACCTTGCCGGCTCCGACAACCGGCGCCAATTCGGGGAGCAGCCTCACACCATCGCGCCAGGATTCGCTCGCCCTGTCCTCCGGCACGCGCGGCGTCACCCCGCCGACGCAGCAGCGTCGCCCGGTCGACGTTCCCATCGTCACGAACCGGGTGCAGCAGCCCTCGGGCCGCGTGCTGCCCAACGCCAACCCGCTCGGCCGCAACGTCGTCGTCGACCCGCGCACCGGCGAGGTCATCTCCTTCGACCGGCGGCCGCCCGCCGAGACCGACGCCTTCGCGCCGACCGGCATCCGCGTCGGCTCTTTCATCGTCACGCCGACGGCGGATGCGACGCTGGGCTACGATTCCAACCCGCGGCGCCTCACGGCAGGCAGCCCCGGCTCGCTCTTCACCCAGTCCTATGGCGAGCTCCAGGCACGCTCCGACTGGTCCCGGCACGAGGTGACGGCGCGGCTGCGCGGCACCTACTCCGCCTATTTCTCCGACCCCGGCGTCAACCGGCCGGAGGTCAATGCCGTCGTCACCGGCCGCCTCGACGTGGCGCGCGACACGCGCGTCGAGACCGAGGGGCGCTACACGCTGAACACCAACTCGCCGGGCTCGTCGAACCTGCCCTCCTCGCCCACCGGCCTGCGCAACCTGCCGCTGATCCACCAGGTCGGTGGCAGCGCCGGCGTGGTGCAGGATATCGGGCGCGTGCAGGTGACGCTGCGCGGCACCTTCGACCGCTTCATCTACGACGACGCCATCACCAATGCCGGGACCGTGCTCAGCCAGAGCGGACGCGACTATAACGCCATCGGCGGGCGGCTGAGGACCTCCTACGAGCTGACGCCGGGCCTGCGTCCCTTCGTCGAGGCAGCGCTTGAGCAGCGGCGCTTTGACCAGCGCCTGTCGAGCGGCGGCACGCTGCAGGGCTCGTCCAGCGTGACGTTCCGCGTCGGCACGACCTTCGAGCTGACGCGGCTGCTGACCGGCGAAATCTCGGCCGGTTACCTGCGGCGCGACAATCTCGACCCGACCTTCGGCGACATTGCCGTGCCGGTCCTCGATGCCTCGCTGGTCTGGGCAATGACGGCGCTGACCACCGTCCGCTTCACCGCGCGCTCCACCATCGACGAGAGCTTCACCACGGGCGCCTCGGGCATCGAGAAGCGTGATGCGGCGGTGGAGCTGGAACATGCGTTCCGGCGCTGGCTGGTGGGCACGGCGCGGTTCGCCTATGGCCACGACACCTATCGCGGCACGAGCCGCGTCGACCAGCGCACGGTGGCCTCCCTCGGCCTCGTCTACCGGGCCTCGCGTGCCCTGCAGATCCGCGGCGAGATCCGCCGCGAGACCCTGCAGTCGAACACCGCCGACGCCAGCTATTCCGCCAACGTCTTCCTCCTCGGCCTGAGGCTCCAGCGCTAGCGCGCGGGATCAGACCTTGAGACGGGCGATCTCGGCCTTCAGCGGGCCGGACAGGTCGTCGCGGCGCAGCGCATAGGCGAGGTTGGCGGTGAGGAAGCCGAGCTTCGTGCCGGTATCGTGGATCTCGCCGTCGAAGGTGAAGCCGAAGAAGGGCTGGCGGTCCTTCAGCTTCAGC from Phreatobacter oligotrophus carries:
- a CDS encoding DMT family transporter, which gives rise to MSASAEPRDIRRGMGLMTLGMLLFATNDALVKAHMGALSVAQALGVRGIFATIGVAAFLMASGTRLTLAGYWHPLVVGRSLAEGLAVFFLFQALWRMPIGDVTAVSQSMPLFLLPIAVLVLGEKVSPVQWALVILGFIGIVLIAKPASAGFDPAIGLAIGTTICFVLRDVTVKFIPPHIASATVTFSTVSVVMAAALALATIQGLGPMGVKQTGMLGLAGLLLAAGQAAIITALRMAPVSQVGPFNYTKTAFAVVIGILFFGERPDLITAAGIGLVALSGILIASGLGRPRA
- a CDS encoding KpsF/GutQ family sugar-phosphate isomerase, whose translation is MADRSASSPAIASALRTLTVEAAGLAALNAALSNGLGEPFDAAVALLKRVQGRVIVTGMGKSGHVGRKIAATLASTGTPAFFVHPGEASHGDLGMVTADDAILALSWSGETVELRDLVAFSRRFAVGLVAITSDAESALGKAADVVLALPRAEEACPNGLAPTTSTLMQLAIGDALAIALLEERGFTAADFRTFHPGGKLGAVLAQVRDIMHGGAALPLKPIGTAMSEVLIEMTAKGFGCCGIVDQAGLLAGIVTDGDLRRHMKGDLLALPVETVMTRGPKTARPDQLASEILDVMNRSKITALFAVEGGRPVGILHLHDLLRAGVA
- a CDS encoding outer membrane beta-barrel protein, yielding MGRTARLIWGASLMALVLAGAGVSAHAQRLRTAPPPGGSDTAGETGWQGLAPVEPPDADSGLAPRTDAEAAGLRTDAPPPAPGESRTVSAQRERARGDARRAPWTLRPARPSPLAAEAGVSGPAPVTRPAPRPTSRPAPVANPRTGRLPRRPPEPPANARNLGLRTLPAPTTGANSGSSLTPSRQDSLALSSGTRGVTPPTQQRRPVDVPIVTNRVQQPSGRVLPNANPLGRNVVVDPRTGEVISFDRRPPAETDAFAPTGIRVGSFIVTPTADATLGYDSNPRRLTAGSPGSLFTQSYGELQARSDWSRHEVTARLRGTYSAYFSDPGVNRPEVNAVVTGRLDVARDTRVETEGRYTLNTNSPGSSNLPSSPTGLRNLPLIHQVGGSAGVVQDIGRVQVTLRGTFDRFIYDDAITNAGTVLSQSGRDYNAIGGRLRTSYELTPGLRPFVEAALEQRRFDQRLSSGGTLQGSSSVTFRVGTTFELTRLLTGEISAGYLRRDNLDPTFGDIAVPVLDASLVWAMTALTTVRFTARSTIDESFTTGASGIEKRDAAVELEHAFRRWLVGTARFAYGHDTYRGTSRVDQRTVASLGLVYRASRALQIRGEIRRETLQSNTADASYSANVFLLGLRLQR